Proteins encoded within one genomic window of Candidatus Brevundimonas colombiensis:
- a CDS encoding AEC family transporter, translating to MTALVAGVLPVFLMIALGYGLRKSGFLPDEAWRPIEKLSINIFYPSFLIPAIWHADLAGGGATVAGAAAVGATLIVAAATLAAKPLITLDGPAYTSVFQGVIRWNSFVFVPVIQSVYGSEGTALAAVAIAFIIPVTNITCVAVLAKWGALHREPSVVGLIKSMLANPILLACLIGLALNLLRVPLIPGLSDAMDLLGAAALPLGLIVAGAGLSFAEIKRRRATIAAVTLVKLGVMPPLMWFIAWALGGDSLAQGIALICGAAPGSAASYILARQMGGDAPLIAGVIALTTVGSAVVIPILLALFHFT from the coding sequence TCGCCCTGGGCTATGGGCTCAGAAAATCCGGCTTCCTGCCCGACGAGGCTTGGCGACCGATCGAGAAGCTGTCGATCAACATCTTCTATCCCAGCTTCCTGATCCCCGCGATCTGGCACGCCGATCTGGCGGGTGGCGGGGCGACTGTGGCAGGCGCGGCGGCGGTCGGGGCGACCCTGATCGTGGCGGCGGCGACGCTGGCGGCCAAGCCCCTGATCACCCTGGACGGCCCGGCCTACACCAGCGTTTTCCAGGGCGTGATCCGCTGGAACAGCTTCGTCTTCGTGCCGGTGATTCAGTCGGTTTACGGCTCGGAAGGCACGGCCCTGGCCGCCGTGGCCATCGCCTTCATCATTCCCGTCACCAACATCACCTGCGTCGCCGTGCTGGCCAAATGGGGCGCGCTGCACCGCGAGCCGTCGGTCGTCGGCCTGATCAAGTCGATGCTGGCCAATCCGATTCTGCTGGCCTGTCTGATCGGTCTGGCGCTGAACCTGTTGCGCGTGCCGCTCATCCCCGGCCTTTCGGACGCCATGGACCTGCTGGGCGCCGCCGCCCTGCCGCTGGGCCTGATCGTCGCCGGGGCTGGTCTGTCTTTCGCCGAGATCAAGCGTCGTCGCGCCACCATCGCGGCCGTCACCCTGGTCAAACTGGGCGTCATGCCGCCGCTGATGTGGTTCATCGCCTGGGCCCTGGGCGGCGACAGTCTGGCGCAAGGCATAGCCCTGATCTGCGGCGCGGCGCCCGGCTCGGCCGCCTCCTATATCCTGGCTCGGCAGATGGGCGGCGACGCGCCCCTGATCGCCGGCGTCATCGCCCTGACCACCGTGGGCAGCGCCGTGGTCATCCCCATCCTGCTGGCCCTGTTCCACTTCACCTGA
- a CDS encoding aspartate carbamoyltransferase catalytic subunit, with protein sequence MTQPAQVTDQTIHDRLVPFPKSHFLAASDLNPFVTPQLLDLGDAFVDFNRQSSKALDVLHGRTVVNLFFENSTRTSSSFEIAAKRLGADVVTMPVASSSVKKGETLIDTAVTLNAMKPDILVIRHSASGAAELLSQKVGCAVVNAGDGRHEHPTQALLDLLSLHRAFGDVTSLTVAICGDITHSRVARSNVALLQMMGARVRLIGPPTLVPGDADRWGCEVFHDMREGLQGCDVVMMLRLQLERMAGALVPSTREYFRFWGLDREKLAWAKPGAKVMHPGPMNRGVEIDSDVADDLSVSLIQDQVEMGVAARMAVLASLSARWGDAR encoded by the coding sequence ATGACCCAGCCCGCTCAAGTCACCGATCAGACCATCCACGACCGGTTGGTCCCGTTCCCGAAATCCCACTTCCTGGCCGCATCGGACCTGAACCCGTTCGTGACGCCGCAGTTGCTGGATCTGGGCGACGCCTTCGTCGACTTCAACCGGCAATCCTCCAAGGCGCTGGACGTGCTGCATGGCCGCACGGTGGTGAACCTGTTCTTCGAGAACTCGACCCGCACCAGTTCATCCTTCGAGATCGCGGCCAAACGTCTGGGCGCCGATGTGGTGACCATGCCCGTCGCCTCCTCCTCGGTGAAGAAGGGCGAGACGCTGATCGACACGGCGGTCACCCTGAACGCCATGAAGCCGGACATCCTGGTCATCCGTCACTCGGCCTCGGGCGCGGCGGAACTGCTCAGCCAGAAGGTCGGTTGCGCCGTGGTCAACGCCGGGGATGGCCGCCACGAACACCCGACCCAGGCCCTGCTGGACCTGTTGTCCCTGCACCGCGCCTTCGGCGACGTGACCAGCCTGACCGTCGCCATCTGTGGCGACATTACCCATAGCCGCGTGGCCCGCTCCAACGTCGCCCTGCTTCAGATGATGGGCGCGCGGGTGCGCCTGATCGGCCCGCCGACCCTGGTGCCGGGCGACGCCGACCGCTGGGGCTGCGAGGTCTTCCACGACATGCGCGAGGGGCTGCAAGGCTGTGACGTGGTGATGATGCTGCGCCTTCAGCTTGAGCGGATGGCCGGCGCCCTGGTCCCCTCGACACGCGAATATTTCCGTTTCTGGGGTCTGGACCGCGAGAAGCTGGCCTGGGCCAAGCCCGGCGCCAAGGTCATGCACCCCGGCCCGATGAACCGGGGCGTCGAGATCGATTCCGACGTCGCCGACGACCTGTCCGTCTCGCTGATCCAGGATCAGGTCGAGATGGGCGTCGCCGCTCGCATGGCCGTCCTGGCCTCCCTCTCCGCCCGTTGGGGAGACGCCCGATGA
- the pyrC gene encoding dihydroorotase, whose amino-acid sequence MTAAATLAIVNARLLDPARDYDGPGAVLVRDGRLVRVVHGSAPDFDADQIIDADGLCLSPGLIDIRVKTGEPGAEPRETLKSASLAAAAGGVTTIVVQPDTDPAIDDPAVIEFVQRRGAALNLVNVRAAGAATKGLGGERMAEIGLMDEAGALYFTDVDKIIVNSRTLQRVMSYAAAFNALIACRPSDPWLTEGAVVASGELATRLGLSGSPAIAERIGLERDLALVEQTGARFLVDQISTEGALETLARARAKGLEVAVSVSINHLCFNEVDIGDYRTFYRLDPPLRSEADRQALIEAVRDGLIDVITSAHAPAPAEDKRRPFAEAAPGAVGLETLLPAALTLHHEDGLDLLDVLRPLTQGPAALLGLDAGVLSEGAPADLILFDPGAPVVIDADALYSKSKNSPFDGRRLQGKVIGTWVGGRKVH is encoded by the coding sequence ATGACCGCCGCCGCTACGCTCGCCATCGTCAACGCCCGCCTCCTGGACCCCGCCCGTGACTATGACGGTCCGGGCGCCGTTCTGGTTCGCGACGGCCGCCTCGTCCGCGTTGTCCACGGCTCCGCCCCCGACTTCGACGCCGACCAGATCATCGACGCGGACGGCCTGTGCTTGTCGCCCGGCCTGATCGATATTCGCGTCAAGACCGGAGAACCCGGCGCCGAACCGCGCGAGACCCTGAAATCGGCCAGTCTGGCCGCCGCCGCCGGGGGCGTGACCACCATCGTCGTCCAGCCCGACACCGACCCCGCCATCGACGACCCGGCGGTGATCGAATTCGTGCAGCGGCGCGGCGCGGCCCTGAACCTTGTCAACGTCCGTGCGGCGGGCGCGGCGACCAAGGGGCTGGGCGGCGAACGCATGGCCGAGATCGGCCTGATGGACGAGGCCGGCGCCCTCTATTTCACCGATGTCGACAAGATCATCGTCAACAGCCGCACCCTGCAGCGGGTGATGAGCTACGCCGCCGCCTTCAACGCCCTGATCGCCTGCCGCCCGTCCGACCCCTGGCTGACCGAAGGCGCGGTCGTCGCATCCGGCGAACTGGCCACGCGCCTGGGCCTGTCCGGCAGTCCCGCCATCGCCGAGCGCATCGGTCTGGAGCGCGATCTGGCCCTGGTCGAACAGACCGGCGCCCGTTTTCTGGTCGATCAGATCTCGACCGAAGGCGCGCTGGAGACTCTGGCCCGCGCCCGCGCCAAGGGGCTGGAGGTGGCCGTCAGCGTCTCGATCAACCACCTGTGCTTCAACGAGGTGGACATCGGAGACTATCGCACCTTCTACCGGCTGGACCCGCCGCTGCGGTCCGAAGCCGATCGGCAGGCCCTGATCGAGGCCGTGCGCGACGGCCTGATCGACGTCATCACCTCGGCCCACGCCCCTGCCCCCGCCGAGGACAAACGCCGCCCCTTCGCCGAGGCCGCGCCCGGCGCCGTGGGGCTGGAGACCCTGCTGCCCGCCGCCCTGACCCTGCACCACGAAGACGGTCTGGACCTGCTGGACGTGCTGCGTCCCTTGACGCAAGGCCCCGCCGCCCTGCTGGGCCTGGACGCTGGCGTGCTGAGCGAAGGGGCGCCCGCCGACCTGATCCTGTTCGACCCCGGCGCCCCCGTCGTCATCGACGCCGACGCCCTGTATTCCAAATCCAAGAACTCGCCGTTCGACGGACGCAGGCTTCAGGGCAAGGTGATCGGAACCTGGGTTGGCGGCCGCAAGGTTCACTGA
- a CDS encoding alpha/beta hydrolase-fold protein → MKIWKRSIGLGLVLVAAAVAGCSERADAQSSPAPDAAAEGAPYVLKGTQVWTVPDPVSGRDYEVFVSLPASYETHPQRRYPVVYVTDADYAFPIIRQIARRVNLDGPVIEEFILVGLSYSRGDSGTVSRNRDYTPTLNGPHSASSTLHGQGPAYQTYLKTQALPFVESRFRVDPARRVLMGHSYGGLLGAQILFTDPGLFHAYVLGSPSFWYDKRHMMRMEADYARTHRDLPADIFMYIGDWEVPGPDRRNTSGADMVADVRAMERMLKSRNYPHLTVQSLVLQDEDHLTVAPVGFTRALTAVLPARP, encoded by the coding sequence ATGAAGATCTGGAAACGCAGCATCGGCCTTGGGCTGGTTCTTGTCGCCGCCGCCGTGGCGGGCTGTTCGGAACGCGCAGACGCCCAATCTTCGCCCGCTCCCGACGCCGCGGCCGAAGGCGCGCCCTATGTGTTGAAGGGCACCCAGGTCTGGACCGTGCCCGACCCGGTCTCCGGTCGAGATTACGAGGTGTTCGTCAGTCTGCCCGCCAGCTACGAGACCCATCCCCAACGCCGCTATCCGGTCGTCTATGTCACCGACGCCGATTACGCCTTTCCGATCATCCGCCAGATCGCGCGGCGCGTAAATCTGGATGGCCCGGTGATTGAGGAGTTCATCCTGGTGGGCCTGTCCTATTCGCGCGGCGACAGCGGTACGGTCAGTCGAAACCGCGACTACACACCGACATTGAACGGCCCCCATAGCGCCAGTTCAACACTCCACGGCCAAGGTCCTGCCTATCAGACCTATTTGAAGACCCAGGCCCTGCCCTTCGTCGAAAGCCGCTTCCGCGTCGATCCCGCGCGCCGCGTGCTGATGGGCCACTCCTATGGCGGGCTGCTGGGCGCCCAGATTCTGTTCACGGACCCTGGCCTGTTCCACGCCTATGTCCTGGGCAGTCCGTCCTTCTGGTACGACAAGCGCCACATGATGAGGATGGAGGCGGACTACGCCCGCACCCACCGCGACCTGCCCGCCGACATCTTCATGTATATCGGCGACTGGGAGGTCCCCGGTCCCGACCGGCGCAACACGTCCGGCGCCGATATGGTCGCCGATGTCCGCGCCATGGAGCGAATGTTGAAATCGCGGAACTATCCGCACCTGACAGTGCAATCCCTGGTCCTGCAGGACGAGGACCATCTGACCGTCGCCCCGGTCGGTTTCACGCGCGCCCTGACGGCGGTTCTACCCGCCCGTCCCTGA
- the ubiM gene encoding 5-demethoxyubiquinol-8 5-hydroxylase UbiM — protein sequence MSQDLTFDIAVVGAGPAGLAFVRSLAGAGFSVALIEGQDEASLRDPAFDGREIALTHHSMRLLKTMGVWDRIPADHISDLRQARVLDGGSPFALTFGAGDVDRLGVLIPNHLIRRALFEIVCGQAGVRLLAGRRVADCRIQPSRPRGRLTLDDGTTIRADLIVAADSRFSFMREQLGVGAEINRLGRAMMVCRMRHDQAHGHVATEWFDHGQTIALLPVSDPEQRTSSVVTTLAAPAIADLMTQSPEAFAATMERRLKGRLTGLALIGARHAYPLATTWSHQFAGEGFALIGDAAVGMHPVTAHGFNLGLRGQETLAQVVRGAPGGDIGSARLLARYQHQHRLAGWPLYQGTNALVRLFTQETPPARLARGAMLRAGQATAPFKAVVKRMLTA from the coding sequence ATGAGCCAGGATCTGACGTTCGATATCGCGGTAGTCGGAGCGGGACCTGCGGGCCTGGCCTTCGTCCGGTCTCTGGCGGGGGCGGGATTTTCCGTCGCCCTGATCGAGGGGCAGGACGAGGCGAGCCTGCGCGATCCGGCGTTCGACGGGCGGGAGATCGCCCTGACGCATCATTCGATGCGCCTGCTGAAGACGATGGGCGTGTGGGACCGGATACCGGCGGATCACATCTCGGACCTGCGTCAGGCGCGGGTGCTGGACGGCGGTTCGCCCTTCGCCCTGACGTTTGGCGCGGGCGATGTGGATCGGCTGGGCGTGCTGATCCCCAATCACCTGATCCGGCGGGCGCTGTTCGAGATCGTCTGTGGGCAGGCGGGCGTGCGCCTGCTGGCCGGGCGACGGGTGGCGGACTGTCGCATCCAGCCGTCGCGACCGCGCGGGCGGCTGACGCTGGACGATGGGACGACGATCCGGGCCGATCTGATCGTGGCGGCCGATTCGCGCTTCTCCTTTATGCGCGAACAGCTGGGCGTGGGGGCCGAGATCAATCGACTGGGGCGGGCGATGATGGTCTGTCGGATGCGGCACGATCAGGCGCACGGTCATGTGGCGACCGAATGGTTCGACCACGGCCAGACCATCGCCCTGTTGCCCGTTTCGGACCCCGAACAGCGGACGTCATCGGTGGTCACGACCCTGGCGGCGCCGGCCATCGCCGACCTGATGACGCAATCGCCCGAGGCTTTTGCAGCGACCATGGAGCGACGTTTGAAGGGGCGGTTGACCGGACTGGCCCTGATCGGCGCCCGCCACGCCTATCCGCTGGCCACGACCTGGAGCCACCAGTTCGCTGGCGAAGGCTTCGCCCTGATCGGGGATGCGGCGGTGGGGATGCATCCGGTCACCGCCCACGGCTTCAACCTGGGTCTGCGCGGGCAGGAGACCCTGGCCCAGGTGGTGCGCGGGGCGCCGGGCGGGGACATCGGTTCGGCACGGCTGCTGGCGCGCTATCAACACCAACACCGGCTCGCCGGTTGGCCGCTCTATCAAGGCACAAACGCCCTGGTGCGCCTGTTCACCCAGGAGACTCCGCCGGCCAGACTGGCGCGCGGCGCGATGCTGCGCGCCGGTCAGGCGACAGCGCCGTTCAAGGCGGTGGTGAAGCGGATGCTGACCGCCTAA
- a CDS encoding glycerophosphodiester phosphodiesterase family protein, with protein sequence MRQIPTVAAVVMLMSTTACVGAPAPAAPSVAEPAMAAYFDCVRDGGVAISAHRAVSAPDQPENSIAAIEATGRAIPNAILELDAALTKDGHLVLMHDETMDRTTTGRGRVMDLTLSQVKRARLKASNGALTRAAPPTLGEALDAAGRVGAIASIDLKPAEGGATVDLARAVIDQVRRSGAANRVILITYNDADARAVAAMAPEMMISAGLSSVSDLRGLNAPQILAWTGTREERPALWRALREAGVEVQFGTLGAEGVRRDDRYAADGDVSEYRDLARQGVTVIATDTPLAVKSVLGAEVAKAATCPRPR encoded by the coding sequence ATGCGCCAAATCCCGACTGTCGCCGCCGTCGTCATGCTGATGTCCACGACCGCCTGCGTCGGCGCGCCGGCGCCGGCCGCGCCGTCGGTCGCAGAGCCAGCCATGGCGGCCTATTTCGACTGTGTGCGCGACGGCGGCGTGGCGATCTCGGCGCACCGGGCGGTTTCGGCGCCGGATCAGCCGGAAAACTCCATCGCCGCCATCGAGGCGACAGGACGAGCGATCCCCAATGCGATCCTGGAGCTGGACGCGGCGCTGACGAAGGACGGCCATCTTGTGTTGATGCATGACGAGACCATGGACCGAACGACCACAGGGCGCGGGCGGGTCATGGACCTGACGCTATCCCAGGTGAAACGGGCGAGACTGAAGGCGTCGAACGGCGCCCTGACCCGCGCAGCGCCGCCGACCCTGGGCGAGGCGCTGGACGCCGCCGGTCGCGTGGGCGCCATCGCCAGCATCGACCTGAAACCGGCAGAGGGCGGCGCGACTGTCGATCTGGCGCGTGCGGTGATCGACCAAGTGCGGCGGTCAGGCGCCGCGAACCGCGTCATCCTGATTACGTACAATGACGCCGACGCGCGCGCGGTGGCGGCGATGGCGCCCGAGATGATGATTTCAGCGGGCCTCAGCAGCGTGTCGGACTTGCGCGGGCTGAACGCACCGCAAATCCTGGCCTGGACCGGCACGCGCGAGGAAAGGCCGGCGCTGTGGCGGGCCTTGCGCGAGGCTGGGGTTGAGGTTCAGTTCGGGACCCTGGGCGCCGAGGGCGTGCGGCGCGACGACCGATATGCGGCCGACGGCGACGTGTCGGAATATCGCGACCTGGCGCGCCAGGGGGTGACGGTGATCGCCACCGACACGCCGCTGGCGGTTAAGTCGGTCTTGGGCGCCGAGGTGGCCAAGGCGGCGACCTGTCCGCGCCCGCGCTGA
- the plsY gene encoding glycerol-3-phosphate 1-O-acyltransferase PlsY: MHDLASPAVGTLALVALGGYLLGSIPFGVVITRAAGAGDVRNIGSGNIGATNVLRTGRKDLALATLLLDAGKGAAALLIARHLFDSELAGAIAGGAAFLGHLFPVWLGFKGGKGVATFYGLLLAAAWPLGLMAGAVWLLSAFLFRYSSLAALISSASAPLLALLPLAAVGLPVGAPVLFLTVFAAVLIWVRHHQNIARLLKGEEPRIGAKKA, translated from the coding sequence GTGCACGATCTGGCGAGCCCAGCGGTGGGAACCTTGGCGCTGGTCGCCTTGGGCGGATATCTGCTCGGCTCCATTCCGTTCGGCGTGGTGATCACCCGCGCGGCCGGCGCCGGCGACGTGCGCAATATTGGGTCGGGCAATATCGGCGCGACGAACGTGCTGCGCACCGGCCGCAAGGACCTGGCCCTGGCCACCCTGTTGCTGGATGCGGGCAAGGGCGCCGCCGCCTTGCTGATCGCCCGGCATCTGTTCGATAGCGAACTGGCCGGCGCCATCGCCGGCGGCGCGGCCTTCCTGGGTCACCTGTTTCCTGTCTGGCTGGGCTTCAAGGGCGGAAAGGGCGTCGCGACGTTCTATGGCCTGTTGCTCGCCGCCGCCTGGCCCCTGGGGCTGATGGCCGGAGCCGTCTGGCTGCTCTCGGCCTTTCTTTTCCGTTATTCGTCGCTGGCCGCCCTGATCTCGTCGGCCAGCGCGCCGCTGCTGGCTCTTCTGCCCCTGGCGGCTGTGGGCCTGCCGGTCGGCGCGCCGGTCCTATTTCTCACCGTCTTCGCCGCCGTGCTGATCTGGGTGCGCCACCACCAGAACATCGCGCGGCTGTTGAAGGGCGAGGAACCACGCATCGGGGCCAAGAAGGCGTGA
- the dprA gene encoding DNA-processing protein DprA, with translation MSLAPAERFARLRLARTDRIGPVAFTQLMARYGSALAALDVLPGLVRKSGAASAPPPVEAVERELAAGDVLGARLLVLGDADYPEMLAALDLPPPILWTRGDAGLLSRPCVAIVGARIASAGGQRIARGLAQQLGLAGHVVVSGMARGIDAAAHEGSLSTGTVAVLGGGVNDIYPSEHADLYARLTERGCVVSESPVGARAQARDFPRRNRIISGLSRGVVVVEAEIRSGSLITARLAAEQGRDVFAVPGSPLDPRARGPNELLRQGAILCEGIEDIERAFNTLRTLREPPSEPLRFDDELDQAFLERVAALLSPTPAPRDEIARALNAPAAQVAAALLELSLVGRAELLPGGLASL, from the coding sequence GTGAGCCTGGCGCCGGCCGAACGGTTCGCTCGGCTGCGGCTGGCCCGCACCGACCGCATCGGCCCCGTCGCCTTCACGCAGCTTATGGCGCGCTACGGCTCGGCCCTCGCCGCCCTCGACGTCCTGCCCGGCCTGGTTCGCAAGTCCGGCGCCGCCTCTGCGCCGCCGCCCGTCGAGGCGGTCGAGCGCGAACTGGCCGCCGGCGACGTGCTCGGCGCGCGCCTGTTGGTTCTTGGTGATGCCGACTACCCCGAAATGCTGGCGGCGCTCGATCTGCCGCCGCCGATCCTGTGGACGCGCGGCGACGCCGGACTGCTGAGCCGCCCCTGCGTCGCCATCGTGGGGGCGCGCATCGCCTCGGCGGGCGGCCAACGGATCGCGCGCGGCCTGGCCCAACAGTTGGGTTTGGCGGGCCATGTCGTGGTCTCCGGCATGGCCCGCGGGATCGACGCCGCAGCCCACGAGGGCAGCCTGTCGACGGGGACCGTCGCAGTCTTGGGCGGCGGGGTGAACGACATCTACCCATCCGAACACGCCGACCTCTATGCCCGCCTGACCGAGCGCGGCTGCGTCGTCTCCGAAAGCCCTGTCGGCGCCCGCGCCCAGGCGCGCGACTTCCCCCGCCGAAACCGGATCATCTCGGGTCTGTCGCGCGGCGTGGTGGTGGTGGAGGCCGAGATTCGCTCCGGCTCTCTGATCACCGCGCGTCTTGCCGCCGAACAGGGTCGCGACGTCTTCGCGGTGCCCGGCTCGCCGCTGGACCCCCGCGCCCGCGGGCCCAATGAACTGCTGCGTCAGGGCGCCATCCTCTGCGAGGGGATTGAGGACATCGAACGCGCGTTCAACACCTTGCGCACCCTGCGCGAGCCGCCTTCCGAACCCCTGCGCTTCGACGACGAGTTGGATCAGGCCTTCCTGGAGCGGGTCGCCGCCCTGCTTTCGCCCACGCCCGCGCCGCGCGACGAGATCGCCCGCGCCCTGAACGCCC